A window from Drosophila miranda strain MSH22 chromosome Y unlocalized genomic scaffold, D.miranda_PacBio2.1 Contig_Y2_pilon, whole genome shotgun sequence encodes these proteins:
- the LOC108160520 gene encoding ADP-ribosylation factor 6 — protein MGKLLSKIFGNKEMRILMLGLDAAGKTTILYRLKLGQSVTTIPTVGFNVETVTYRNVKFNVWDVGGQDKIRPLWRHYYTGTQGLIFVVDCADRDRIDEARTELHRIINDREMRDAIILIFANKQDLPDAMKPHEIQEKLGLTRIRDRNWYVQPSCATTGDGLSEGLTWLTSNHKL, from the exons ATGGGAAAGCTACTATCAAAAATTTTCGGCAACAAAGAGATGCGAATTCTCATGCTCGGGCTGGACGCGGCGGGCAAAACAA CGATCCTGTACAGACTCAAACTAGGGCAATCGGTTACAACGATACCAACTGTGGGCTTCAATGTCGAAACTGTGACGTATCGGAATGTCAAGTTCAATGTGTGGGACGTTGGTGGGCAGGATAAAATTCGACCGCTCTGGAGACACTACTACACAG GGACACAGGGTCTTATTTTCGTAGTGGACTGTGCGGATCGAGATCGAATAGACGAAGCCCGCACGGAACTGCATAGGATAATTAACGATAGAGAGATGCGGGACGCCATCATACTGATATTTGCTAACAAACAGGATCTTCCTGATG CAATGAAACCCCATGAAATCCAGGAAAAACTAGGCTTGACTAGAATAAGAGATCGCAATTGGTATGTCCAACCATCGTGTGCCACAACTGGCGATGGCCTATCTGAGGGCCTCACGTGGTTAACGTCTAACCATAAGTTATGA